In the genome of Anaerofustis stercorihominis DSM 17244, one region contains:
- a CDS encoding Cna B-type domain-containing protein, translating into MKKRLFAICLSFMLIVSAMPASVFASQAGQEQNTDTTQKINSDFGSGGNGSSEDTLKNRVKDRTDLSANSKKSSKTVIDQTKQVSDNKNIDKTPVNYDLSEKGRITSVNMYTYNDEKDSWDLYDNKTPFPNDTSVKLDISYKALKDEYVYSGDSFSYKLPSVCKLASEQTFEVKEGTTVVGSAQIDKSGNVTITLNDKFSDENGRLNYKGTFSCWAKLSLEQKEKEYTVTIPFTEEYKYDVVVKPKPVITNKSVTIAKSIPAYKYENGNADGAITHMKYRLLVIANAKNTEDLTGLVISDNFTLGAKYINYLNNGTYPVTAMINGQSVNLSEWLDVDMSSSPVKFKLKTGKKLTAGQKLTIDYWVKVDPRVYSTGSNSVEQNIRNHASVTDNNGVNASTDYSKIITKNWIKKTGRMDITDGKITYSVSVNETPVQNITGWTLKDILGKGQIYDGKITVSKYSKGPVGANSATLIETKTFDPQSKTSFEYVADGAYYYLFTYDVKVDSSVANMEKLSNKFEMTPPGGSGGGSGSVSGTSTGAEVTYSYYNLDKIAGTLNLNDQTISWTTTLNAIKNDSRSIGEIPKGAVYYDVPHLALTSGSLTSADMKTTSHKVLIDSIVLTDGDGNVLRENQDYKVTAFANGEYYVVQGEVRFNEGYKIDFLKDIKSAVTIKYNTKADINSSIKKEFRYSNKAELKTGDQTYQSNAYVQYNNNSLLNKTAADSVDLENKKVFWNITFNQNSLKMDYDDVYILEHLPDGLRFDSVTSDKKNVDIKTEEVKGTNDVKLILSGNLSQKVTLKLWTKITDDTAFSTVNGKSFINKADLFINNKKLRETQASKTIKVNLLTKTGLYSDATAPNVQYTLKLNEAGAVLGNGKTLTLKDDMTSNMSIVPGSMKVYEMINNVRHELSSDKWTLSQNSDGHGFNLTIPDGMKLEIYYEAYVQGHIGSSQNIKNTASLLGEKEEIVKVEDSKKVVVKEGSATATGDPILYIYKVDAANSTPLSGAKFDIYSVNDLDDPSDDVKLNEKPLVSGDKGQIILSSLKFDTYYYLVETEAPKGYSLDVTKHNFIILGRTSTIDTNKILDDFWKLQSGTPLNLTNDSIIDIDVNKVWDDNDNSALLRPKTVEVNLYANGIDTEKNVTLNKDNNWQGSFIGFKEYKNGKKIDYTVKETPIDYYVPTVEGNSEKGFTITNTFENSSYYYEGEINITKKVLFYEEPFKVYDVFYAGVFADEACTDLVQDVDGNDLILPIVLNGESEGSVTAFVPLGEEGSDVTYYVREVDANGKVINNDSGFDYNVNVSPSSVTVNKDTKGNVTITNSFGDIGYYYDGQLTINKKVLGANGKAKKVQDVFYAGVYTDKGCKKPLKDEDGNDLIVPLVLADESSTSTTVTVPLGEKGKSVTYYVKEVDENGKDVKNSKTFEYKVSIDKTSVSVSAQGGSTTITNKVDSSKVTIKDNKTPTSSGVDTSDNTNSVLFTVIFILSLAGILLIIKKMKIKQ; encoded by the coding sequence ATGAAAAAAAGATTATTTGCTATTTGTTTATCATTTATGCTTATTGTTTCTGCTATGCCTGCATCAGTATTTGCTTCACAGGCGGGACAGGAGCAAAATACTGATACTACACAAAAGATAAACAGTGATTTTGGTTCAGGCGGGAATGGGAGCAGTGAAGATACTCTTAAAAACAGAGTTAAAGACAGGACTGATTTATCTGCGAACAGTAAAAAGAGTTCCAAAACAGTCATTGATCAGACAAAACAAGTAAGTGATAATAAAAATATTGACAAAACTCCCGTAAACTATGATCTTTCCGAAAAAGGAAGGATTACATCAGTAAACATGTATACTTACAATGATGAAAAAGACAGCTGGGATCTATATGACAATAAGACACCTTTTCCAAATGATACTTCTGTTAAACTTGATATATCATATAAAGCATTAAAAGATGAATATGTTTACTCAGGTGACAGTTTCAGCTATAAACTTCCTTCTGTTTGCAAATTGGCATCGGAGCAAACATTTGAAGTCAAGGAAGGAACGACTGTAGTGGGAAGTGCCCAAATAGATAAAAGCGGAAATGTTACCATAACTTTAAATGATAAGTTTTCTGATGAAAACGGTCGTTTAAATTATAAAGGAACTTTTTCATGCTGGGCAAAATTAAGTCTTGAACAAAAGGAAAAGGAATATACCGTTACCATACCTTTTACGGAAGAATATAAATACGATGTTGTGGTAAAACCAAAACCTGTCATAACTAATAAAAGCGTAACCATTGCCAAGAGCATACCTGCGTATAAATATGAAAATGGTAACGCTGATGGTGCTATAACTCATATGAAATACAGACTTTTGGTTATCGCAAATGCGAAGAATACCGAAGATTTGACGGGTCTTGTTATTTCTGATAATTTTACTTTGGGAGCCAAATATATAAATTATTTAAATAACGGTACATATCCCGTTACTGCCATGATTAATGGGCAAAGTGTAAATTTAAGTGAATGGCTGGATGTCGATATGTCTTCATCTCCCGTTAAATTTAAATTAAAGACCGGGAAAAAACTTACGGCGGGACAGAAATTAACTATTGATTATTGGGTAAAAGTAGATCCAAGAGTTTACAGTACGGGAAGTAATTCAGTTGAGCAAAATATCAGAAATCATGCTTCGGTGACGGATAATAACGGGGTCAACGCTTCGACCGATTACAGTAAAATAATAACCAAAAACTGGATCAAAAAGACAGGGCGTATGGATATCACCGACGGCAAGATAACCTATAGTGTAAGTGTAAATGAAACACCTGTTCAAAATATCACCGGCTGGACATTGAAAGATATTTTAGGAAAAGGTCAAATTTATGACGGAAAAATTACGGTTTCTAAATATTCAAAGGGACCTGTCGGGGCAAATTCCGCTACACTTATAGAAACAAAAACTTTTGATCCTCAGAGTAAGACTTCATTTGAATATGTAGCAGACGGTGCTTATTATTACTTATTCACATACGATGTAAAAGTAGATTCTTCCGTTGCTAACATGGAAAAACTTTCAAATAAATTTGAAATGACTCCACCCGGAGGTTCGGGCGGCGGAAGCGGAAGTGTAAGCGGTACTTCAACCGGAGCAGAAGTTACTTATAGTTACTATAACTTAGACAAAATAGCAGGGACTCTGAACTTGAATGATCAAACCATATCATGGACAACTACATTGAATGCAATCAAAAATGACAGCAGATCAATTGGAGAGATACCAAAGGGAGCGGTATATTATGATGTTCCTCACCTTGCTTTGACAAGCGGAAGTTTGACTTCTGCAGATATGAAAACCACATCTCATAAAGTTTTGATTGACAGTATAGTCTTAACAGACGGAGATGGAAATGTACTGAGGGAAAATCAAGATTATAAAGTTACCGCTTTTGCTAACGGAGAATATTATGTGGTACAAGGCGAGGTCAGATTTAACGAAGGTTATAAAATAGATTTTCTTAAAGATATAAAATCAGCCGTTACGATTAAATACAATACCAAAGCAGATATCAACAGCAGTATCAAAAAAGAATTCAGATATTCCAATAAAGCAGAACTTAAAACTGGAGATCAGACATATCAGTCTAATGCTTATGTTCAGTATAACAATAATTCATTACTAAATAAAACTGCCGCTGATTCCGTAGATTTGGAAAATAAAAAGGTCTTTTGGAATATAACATTTAATCAAAATAGTTTAAAAATGGATTACGATGATGTTTATATCCTTGAACATTTACCTGACGGCTTGAGGTTTGATTCTGTTACTTCAGATAAAAAGAATGTTGATATCAAAACCGAAGAAGTAAAAGGAACAAATGATGTTAAATTGATTTTATCGGGAAATTTGTCTCAAAAAGTTACATTAAAACTTTGGACAAAAATTACCGATGATACCGCATTCAGTACAGTAAACGGAAAGTCTTTTATAAATAAAGCAGATTTGTTTATAAATAACAAAAAATTAAGAGAAACACAAGCAAGCAAGACGATAAAGGTAAATCTTCTTACGAAAACAGGTTTATATAGCGATGCGACCGCACCTAATGTCCAGTATACTTTAAAACTAAATGAAGCCGGTGCCGTGCTAGGTAACGGTAAGACACTTACTCTTAAAGATGATATGACTTCCAATATGTCTATAGTTCCGGGTTCCATGAAAGTTTATGAAATGATAAATAATGTCAGACACGAATTATCTTCTGATAAATGGACATTATCTCAAAACAGTGACGGTCATGGATTTAACTTAACGATACCTGACGGAATGAAACTGGAAATATATTATGAAGCATATGTTCAAGGTCACATAGGTTCATCTCAGAATATTAAAAATACTGCTTCATTATTAGGCGAAAAAGAAGAAATAGTAAAAGTAGAAGATAGTAAAAAAGTTGTAGTAAAAGAGGGTTCTGCAACAGCTACGGGGGATCCTATACTTTATATTTATAAAGTAGACGCAGCAAACAGTACTCCTCTAAGCGGTGCTAAATTTGATATATATTCAGTTAATGATTTAGATGATCCTTCGGATGATGTAAAACTTAATGAGAAACCTCTTGTTTCGGGAGATAAGGGGCAGATAATATTATCTTCTCTAAAATTCGATACTTACTATTATTTGGTAGAAACCGAAGCTCCAAAGGGATATTCCCTTGATGTTACGAAACATAATTTTATAATACTGGGACGTACCAGTACAATTGATACAAATAAAATACTTGATGATTTTTGGAAACTTCAAAGCGGTACGCCTCTTAATTTAACAAATGATTCTATTATAGATATAGATGTTAATAAAGTATGGGATGATAATGATAATTCCGCACTTCTTCGTCCAAAGACTGTAGAAGTAAATCTATATGCTAACGGAATCGACACAGAAAAGAATGTTACACTAAATAAGGATAATAATTGGCAAGGCTCATTCATTGGATTTAAAGAGTATAAAAACGGTAAGAAAATCGATTATACCGTAAAAGAAACTCCGATAGATTATTATGTCCCTACTGTTGAAGGTAATAGTGAAAAAGGTTTTACGATTACCAATACATTTGAAAATTCGTCATATTACTATGAAGGCGAAATAAATATAACAAAAAAAGTTCTATTCTACGAAGAACCGTTTAAAGTATATGATGTATTCTATGCAGGTGTGTTTGCAGATGAAGCCTGTACTGATTTGGTACAGGATGTAGACGGAAATGATTTGATACTTCCTATAGTACTAAATGGCGAGAGTGAGGGAAGTGTAACCGCATTCGTACCTTTGGGTGAAGAGGGCTCCGATGTTACTTATTATGTAAGAGAAGTCGATGCTAACGGAAAAGTAATCAATAATGACAGTGGATTTGATTATAACGTTAATGTATCTCCAAGCAGCGTAACTGTTAATAAAGATACAAAAGGTAATGTTACCATAACGAATTCATTCGGCGATATAGGATATTACTATGATGGTCAGTTGACTATCAATAAAAAAGTCCTTGGTGCAAACGGCAAAGCCAAAAAGGTGCAAGATGTGTTCTATGCGGGAGTTTATACGGATAAAGGATGTAAAAAGCCGCTTAAAGACGAAGACGGAAATGATTTGATCGTACCTCTCGTATTAGCAGATGAAAGCTCAACTTCAACAACCGTTACGGTACCTCTCGGAGAAAAGGGCAAAAGTGTAACTTACTATGTAAAAGAAGTTGATGAAAACGGAAAAGATGTAAAAAACTCCAAGACTTTTGAATATAAAGTAAGTATAGATAAAACATCTGTAAGCGTAAGTGCACAGGGCGGAAGTACAACTATAACAAATAAAGTAGACTCAAGCAAAGTTACTATAAAAGACAATAAAACGCCTACTTCTTCCGGTGTTGATACTTCTGATAATACAAATTCAGTTTTATTTACTGTGATATTCATTTTATCTCTTGCAGGGATATTGTTAATAATTAAGAAAATGAAAATTAAACAGTAA
- a CDS encoding anthrax toxin lethal factor-related metalloendopeptidase, translated as MHQCLRQAADLEVCLSQKDIKYDSKVSYAGKFDPGRKEIVLKRDSTVAYHEFGHFVAFMGGRADVSGEFKDIYNSEKSKYNYSNKAYATQSSSEYFAESYKNYVLEGSKLKKERPQTYSYMSKVLGRI; from the coding sequence ATACATCAGTGCCTAAGGCAAGCAGCAGACTTAGAAGTATGTTTAAGTCAAAAGGATATAAAATATGATTCCAAGGTTTCATATGCGGGTAAATTCGATCCCGGCAGGAAAGAAATAGTTCTTAAGAGAGACAGTACTGTAGCTTATCATGAATTTGGTCATTTTGTAGCCTTTATGGGCGGTCGTGCTGATGTAAGCGGTGAATTTAAGGATATATATAATTCAGAAAAGAGTAAATATAATTATTCAAATAAAGCTTATGCGACACAGTCTTCAAGTGAATATTTTGCAGAGTCTTATAAGAATTATGTACTTGAAGGCTCAAAACTAAAAAAAGAAAGACCTCAGACTTATAGTTATATGAGTAAAGTATTAGGCAGAATATAA